The DNA region AAACGAATCGCTCACCGGACGGGCAGGAGCGAAGGTGATGTAAAAGGAATATTGACCGACCTGCCTCACTTCATAGAAGAGGCCTTGAAGAATGGGGAGTCGGTATCCATCAAAGGACTGGGCTCTTTCCATATTGCGATAACCAGCGAGGGCTTTGAACACCCCGAAGACGTGATGCCGGGAACCGTGCGCATTTCGCGCGTTTACTTCACCGCTGACCGCGGATTGACCAGGGAATTAAGCAGGGAAATGAGATTTTTCCGCTATCCGCTGAGCAAATACTTCCCGGCAAGTATGTTAAGCAAGAAAGTTGTGGAAGCGGAAAAGAAGGCGGAACTGCAAGGAGAATTTCCGGAAGAAAAGATAACTGAGAACCCCTAAAGAATCCCCTTTCCACACTCTACCCTCCCCCCTATGAATAAAGGGTTGTAGAAGTGTGGAAGGGGAAATAGTACAGGTGCACAGTGAGGTTATACCCCCATGCATTCCCGATAAAAATCGAACATTTCGCAAATGGTATCTTTGTCGGCAGTCTGGTTGAGGCAAATGTCTCCGACTTCCTTCAATAGAGTGAAGTTGATGATGCTGGCAGTGTTCTTCTTGTCATGCTTCATCAGCTCATAAAGTTGGTCGTACTGTTTGCAATTGAAGGCAAAGCCACCGTAGTTCTCTTTGATGAACTGAATGGTCTGGCGCATTTTCTCTTTCGGAAAACCTACCTTTATATAAGAAAGGTATAGCTCGCAGACAATTCCCCAAGCAACAGCATAACCATGTAATACGGGGCGGTCTTCGGCAAGAGCCAGACTTTCGAAGGCATGACCTACG from Bacteroides sp. MSB163 includes:
- a CDS encoding HU family DNA-binding protein; the encoded protein is MGMIYLVRKKLFQTKEGAKQLYYAVQRTLQPRGGVTEDILAKRIAHRTGRSEGDVKGILTDLPHFIEEALKNGESVSIKGLGSFHIAITSEGFEHPEDVMPGTVRISRVYFTADRGLTRELSREMRFFRYPLSKYFPASMLSKKVVEAEKKAELQGEFPEEKITENP